The following proteins are co-located in the Oryzias melastigma strain HK-1 linkage group LG8, ASM292280v2, whole genome shotgun sequence genome:
- the LOC112146601 gene encoding matrix Gla protein, producing MRSLLQFLALCAAVSFCVCYDSHESTESFEDLFVPRNRANSFITTQRRNVFNPPRGTAINRFSVWRPRKSPAEMRAETCEDYYPCRLYAYHSGYQQAYQKYFGARNRLPQAYRPAGSRGF from the exons ATGAGGAGCCTTCTGCAGTTCCTGGCACTCTGTGCCGCGGTCTCTTTCTGCGTCTGCTATG ATTCTCATGAAAGCACAGAATCCTTTGAAG ATTTGTTTGTTCCTCGAAACCGAGCCAACTCGTTCATAACTACACAGAGGCGCAATGTTTTCAACCCACCCAGAGGCACCGCCATCAACCGGTTCAGCGTCTGGAG GCCCAGAAAGTCTCCAGCCGAGATGCGTGCGGAGACCTGCGAGGACTACTACCCCTGCCGCCTCTACGCCTATCACTCTGGCTACCAGCAAGCCTACCAGAAATACTTCGGAGCTCGAAATCGACTGCCACAGGCCTACAGACCAGCGGGGAGTCGTGGCTTCTAA